In Deinococcus fonticola, a single window of DNA contains:
- a CDS encoding S1C family serine protease, whose protein sequence is MKSRGMAVLLVVLGLGLGATLLRDQVPVGDARVARQPSGPALVQAEAAGRLENERNTMQIVAKYEPGLVYISTEQDVTTQDPFAWMMEGGAQTQVQRGVGSGFFVNRAGDILTNYHVVAGDGGGASRITVRVMGSSKAVTAKVIGMAPQYDLALIRPSCLEAGLIRPMPLGNSDALKAGQKVIAMGAPFGLDFSVSEGIVSSVARQIPIGFGLGGQGITQKAIQTDAAINPGNSGGPLLDSAGNVIGINTQIYSPSGQSTGVGQSAGVGFAIPVNVARNLLPRLQAAKGGLVSAPQLGIKAGLLAQTGQGFIPVGVSALSAAARQEWRLPDAGIMVGAVTPGLPAARAGLRGGTREQQFRGGAVSLGGDVITAVNGKAVDGLEDLQAVLIDRKQGDSVTLKVWNAGKTRDVKVTLDAAAFR, encoded by the coding sequence ATGAAGTCAAGGGGAATGGCGGTTCTGCTGGTGGTGCTGGGCCTGGGGCTGGGGGCCACGCTGCTCAGGGATCAGGTGCCGGTGGGGGACGCCCGCGTGGCGCGGCAGCCCAGCGGGCCGGCGCTGGTGCAGGCGGAAGCGGCCGGGCGGCTGGAAAACGAACGCAACACCATGCAGATCGTGGCGAAGTACGAGCCGGGCCTGGTGTACATCAGCACCGAGCAGGACGTGACCACCCAGGATCCGTTCGCCTGGATGATGGAAGGCGGCGCCCAGACGCAGGTGCAGCGCGGCGTGGGCAGCGGGTTCTTCGTGAACCGGGCCGGCGACATTCTCACGAATTACCACGTGGTGGCCGGTGACGGCGGCGGGGCCAGCCGCATCACCGTGCGCGTGATGGGCAGCAGCAAAGCCGTGACGGCCAAAGTGATCGGCATGGCGCCGCAGTACGACCTGGCGCTGATTCGCCCCTCCTGTCTGGAGGCTGGGCTGATCCGGCCCATGCCGCTGGGCAACAGTGACGCCCTGAAGGCCGGGCAGAAGGTCATCGCCATGGGGGCACCGTTCGGCCTGGATTTCAGCGTGTCCGAAGGCATCGTGAGCAGCGTGGCGCGGCAGATCCCGATCGGCTTTGGCCTGGGCGGCCAGGGCATCACGCAAAAAGCCATTCAGACCGACGCCGCCATCAACCCCGGCAACTCCGGGGGGCCGCTGCTGGACAGCGCCGGAAACGTCATCGGCATCAACACGCAGATCTACAGCCCCAGCGGGCAGAGCACGGGCGTGGGCCAGAGCGCCGGGGTGGGCTTCGCCATTCCGGTGAACGTGGCCAGAAACCTGCTGCCGCGCCTGCAAGCGGCGAAGGGCGGCCTGGTCAGCGCCCCGCAACTCGGCATCAAGGCTGGACTGCTGGCGCAGACGGGCCAGGGCTTCATCCCTGTGGGAGTCAGTGCCCTGAGCGCCGCCGCCCGCCAGGAGTGGCGACTGCCGGACGCCGGCATCATGGTGGGCGCGGTGACGCCCGGCCTGCCCGCCGCCCGGGCCGGACTCAGGGGCGGCACCCGCGAGCAGCAGTTCCGGGGCGGCGCCGTGAGCCTGGGCGGGGACGTCATCACCGCCGTGAACGGCAAAGCGGTGGACGGCCTCGAAGACCTGCAGGCCGTCCTGATCGACCGCAAGCAGGGCGACAGTGTGACCCTGAAGGTCTGGAACGCCGGCAAGACCCGCGACGTGAAAGTCACGCTGGACGCTGCGGCCTTCCGGTGA
- a CDS encoding nucleotidyltransferase domain-containing protein: MHALQEATEALKKTLGDFLDRGREDGVFFVQAGGPGSVPALSDLDVPELHVDVLPGELSEQQRSGLLQVGYVPDSGHWVHPGGWRLVFPDHGTGWRAEQQALASLLSADNGAAAGYRHVFEAQGRRAADHAFADAALRHHARTVGFSPAEFIAQTLAPLDAPWMFAAGVALDLHLGRVARPHDDVDIVFPRERQPDLLALLRAGGWRTDAPLDGTYQPWTAPLEPPHHQVHARHPDLPDVILADFMFTDLSGERWHYRRDPGITLPLSEARRHAENGLPYLAPQAALLFKSATSGGQPRPKDEQDFRRSLPTLSTPEKEWLAQQVARTTAQHPWLAALER, translated from the coding sequence ATGCATGCGCTGCAAGAGGCCACGGAAGCCCTGAAAAAGACCCTGGGCGATTTTCTCGACCGTGGCCGTGAGGACGGCGTGTTCTTCGTGCAGGCAGGCGGCCCCGGCAGTGTCCCGGCCCTGAGCGATCTGGACGTGCCGGAGCTTCACGTGGACGTGCTGCCCGGCGAGTTGAGCGAGCAGCAACGCAGCGGGCTTTTGCAAGTGGGCTATGTCCCGGACAGCGGGCACTGGGTGCATCCGGGCGGGTGGCGCCTGGTGTTCCCGGATCACGGAACGGGCTGGCGGGCCGAGCAGCAGGCGCTGGCCTCCCTGTTAAGCGCGGACAACGGCGCCGCCGCAGGGTACCGCCACGTTTTCGAGGCGCAGGGCCGCCGCGCCGCTGACCACGCTTTCGCAGACGCCGCCCTGCGGCACCACGCCCGGACGGTCGGGTTCAGCCCCGCTGAATTCATCGCACAGACCCTCGCGCCCCTGGACGCCCCGTGGATGTTCGCGGCCGGGGTGGCCCTCGACCTGCACCTGGGCCGCGTGGCCCGCCCGCACGACGATGTGGACATCGTTTTTCCCCGCGAACGGCAACCGGATCTGCTGGCCCTGCTGCGGGCCGGCGGCTGGCGCACCGACGCCCCCCTGGACGGCACCTACCAGCCGTGGACGGCCCCGCTGGAGCCCCCTCACCACCAGGTGCATGCGCGGCACCCCGACCTGCCGGACGTGATCCTGGCGGACTTCATGTTCACCGACCTGTCAGGCGAACGCTGGCATTACCGCCGTGACCCCGGCATAACCCTGCCCCTCAGCGAGGCCAGGCGGCACGCTGAAAATGGGCTGCCTTACCTGGCCCCGCAGGCCGCCCTGCTGTTCAAGTCCGCCACCAGCGGCGGCCAGCCCCGCCCCAAGGATGAACAGGACTTCCGGCGCAGCCTGCCCACCCTCAGCACCCCGGAAAAGGAGTGGCTGGCCCAGCAGGTGGCCCGCACAACGGCCCAGCACCCCTGGCTGGCCGCCCTGGAAAGATGA
- a CDS encoding Bax inhibitor-1/YccA family protein, whose amino-acid sequence MQNYPSTLNTAGRADLVRTFMARTYSWMTAGLALSAGIAWITASNMNFALQVAQWRLPLLLGQLALVFVLSLFAQRLPSAIAGLLFIAYAAMTGLTFSSLLMVYDLQSVFAAFATAAGTFGAMTVAGLTIKKDLSGFGRFFMFAVIGLLVAMIVNMFIGGTALTLGISVVGVLLFAGLTVYDTQMLRKLALSGVEGEMAERAAINGALQLYLDFINMFLFLLRLFGGSRN is encoded by the coding sequence ATGCAAAATTACCCCTCGACTTTGAATACAGCCGGCCGGGCGGATCTGGTTCGCACGTTCATGGCCCGCACCTACTCGTGGATGACCGCTGGCCTGGCCCTGAGCGCCGGCATCGCCTGGATCACCGCGAGTAACATGAATTTCGCCCTTCAGGTGGCCCAGTGGCGGCTGCCCCTGCTGCTGGGGCAACTGGCACTGGTGTTCGTCCTGAGCCTCTTCGCGCAGCGCCTGCCCAGCGCCATTGCCGGGCTGCTGTTCATCGCCTACGCTGCCATGACCGGCCTGACCTTCAGCAGCCTCCTGATGGTGTACGACCTGCAAAGCGTGTTCGCCGCCTTTGCCACCGCCGCCGGCACCTTCGGGGCCATGACCGTCGCCGGGCTCACCATCAAGAAAGACCTCAGCGGATTCGGACGCTTCTTCATGTTCGCGGTGATCGGCCTGCTGGTCGCCATGATCGTGAATATGTTCATCGGCGGCACGGCGCTGACCCTGGGCATCAGCGTGGTGGGCGTGCTGCTGTTCGCGGGCCTGACCGTGTACGACACCCAGATGCTGCGCAAGCTGGCCCTGAGCGGCGTGGAAGGCGAAATGGCCGAACGGGCCGCCATCAACGGCGCCCTGCAGCTCTACCTCGATTTCATCAACATGTTCCTGTTCCTGCTGCGTCTGTTCGGCGGCAGCCGCAACTGA
- a CDS encoding formate dehydrogenase subunit delta, with product MTEHPTPDQTTSEQYADWNDRLVRMANEIARNFTAIGHERAAVATADHIHSFWDRRMKEKLFQACETGECGLSPAAHAALQLLHDRGAPAHQTRATEDIPGASDAG from the coding sequence ATGACTGAACACCCCACTCCTGACCAGACCACTTCTGAACAGTACGCCGACTGGAATGACCGTTTAGTCCGCATGGCGAACGAAATCGCCCGGAACTTCACGGCCATCGGCCATGAACGCGCCGCCGTGGCGACCGCCGACCACATCCACAGTTTCTGGGACAGGCGCATGAAGGAAAAACTGTTTCAGGCTTGCGAAACCGGAGAGTGTGGCCTCTCGCCCGCCGCCCACGCCGCCTTGCAGCTCCTGCATGACCGGGGCGCACCCGCCCACCAGACCCGCGCCACCGAGGACATTCCTGGGGCGTCCGACGCCGGGTAA
- the fdhF gene encoding formate dehydrogenase subunit alpha yields the protein MTPYRPQDDLGTPPSLSTDSVSLTIDGRSVTVPAGTSVMRAAAVSGGSIPKLCATDNVQAFGSCRLCLVEVEGMRGYPASCTTLVSAGMTVRTQSPALEKLRRGVMELYISDHPLDCLTCSANGDCELQDQAAAVGLRDVRYGYEGANHLKQPTDTSNPYFDFDPSKCIVCSRCVRACDEVQGTFALTIDGRGFASMVSAGTSSDNFLSSECVSCGACVQACPTATLNEKAIKIIGKPERSVVTTCAYCGVGCTFRAEMRGEQLVRMVPWKDGKANHGHSCVKGRFAWGYANHAERITKPMIRENITDPWREVSWDEALTYAAMKLNAIREQHGPGALGGITSSRCTNEETFLVQKLVRAGFGTNNVDTCARVCHSPTGYGLKTTFGTSAGTQDFDSVMFSDVLLVIGANPTDAHPVFGSKMKQRLRQGAKLIVIDPRRIDLVKSPHIEAAYHLPLQPGTNVAVLTALAHVIVTEGLADEDFIRTRCDWDEFQEWADFVSNERHSPETLEAVTRVPAADLRGAARLFATGGNGAIYYGLGVTEHSQGSSTVMAIANLAMATGNIGRPGVGVNPLRGQNNVQGSCDMGSFPHELPGYRHISDTEVRTQFEEDWGVTLDPEPGLRIPNMLDAALDGTFKGLYIQGEDILQSDPDTKHVAAGLAAMECVIVHDLFLNETANYAHVFLPGSTFLEKTGTFTNAERRIQMVRKVMEPANGYEDWQVTQLLARALGCDWNYTSSAQIMGEIARLTPTFAGVSHHRIEMHGSLQWPVTGEDHLGSPIMHVDAFVRGKGKFMATGYIPTDERTGPRYPLLLTTGRILSQYNVGAQTRRTANTAWHPEDRLEIHPTDAENRGLKDGDWVKLASRAGETTLRALITDRVAPGVVYTTFHHPDTQANVVTTDFSDWATNCPEYKVTAVQVTPAHAPSGWQENYRAHTEASRRIEVSNES from the coding sequence ATGACCCCTTATCGCCCGCAGGATGACCTCGGCACGCCGCCGAGTCTGTCCACCGACTCCGTGAGTTTGACCATCGATGGCCGCAGCGTGACTGTTCCGGCCGGCACCAGCGTGATGCGGGCCGCGGCCGTGTCGGGCGGCTCCATCCCGAAGCTGTGCGCCACCGATAACGTGCAGGCGTTCGGGTCGTGCCGCCTGTGCCTGGTCGAGGTGGAGGGGATGCGGGGTTACCCGGCGTCCTGCACCACGCTGGTCAGCGCGGGCATGACTGTGCGCACCCAGTCGCCCGCGCTGGAGAAACTGCGCCGCGGCGTGATGGAACTGTACATCTCGGATCACCCGCTGGACTGCCTGACGTGCAGCGCCAACGGCGACTGCGAGTTGCAGGATCAGGCGGCGGCAGTGGGCCTGCGTGACGTGCGTTATGGCTACGAGGGCGCGAACCACCTCAAACAGCCGACGGACACCAGTAACCCGTACTTCGACTTCGATCCCAGCAAGTGCATCGTGTGCTCGCGCTGCGTGCGGGCGTGCGACGAGGTGCAGGGCACCTTCGCCCTGACCATCGACGGGCGCGGCTTCGCCAGCATGGTGTCGGCGGGAACGTCCAGCGACAACTTCCTGTCGTCCGAGTGCGTGTCCTGCGGCGCGTGCGTGCAGGCCTGCCCCACCGCCACACTGAACGAGAAGGCCATCAAGATCATCGGCAAGCCCGAACGCAGCGTCGTGACCACCTGCGCGTACTGCGGTGTGGGCTGCACCTTCCGCGCCGAGATGCGCGGCGAACAACTGGTGCGCATGGTGCCCTGGAAGGACGGGAAGGCCAACCACGGGCACAGTTGCGTGAAGGGCCGCTTCGCGTGGGGTTACGCCAACCACGCCGAACGCATTACGAAGCCGATGATCCGCGAGAACATCACCGACCCGTGGCGCGAAGTGTCGTGGGATGAAGCCCTGACTTACGCGGCCATGAAACTGAACGCCATCCGTGAGCAGCACGGCCCCGGCGCCCTGGGCGGCATCACGTCCAGCCGCTGCACCAACGAGGAGACCTTCCTGGTGCAGAAACTGGTGCGGGCGGGCTTCGGCACCAACAACGTGGACACCTGCGCCCGCGTGTGCCACAGCCCCACCGGGTACGGCCTGAAAACCACCTTCGGCACCAGCGCCGGCACGCAGGACTTCGACAGCGTGATGTTCAGCGACGTCCTGCTGGTGATCGGCGCGAACCCCACCGACGCGCACCCGGTGTTCGGCAGCAAGATGAAACAACGCCTGCGGCAGGGCGCAAAACTGATCGTCATCGACCCGCGCCGCATCGACCTGGTGAAAAGTCCGCACATCGAGGCGGCTTACCACCTGCCCTTGCAACCCGGCACAAACGTGGCTGTGCTGACTGCGCTGGCCCACGTGATCGTGACCGAGGGACTGGCCGACGAGGACTTTATCCGGACACGCTGCGACTGGGACGAGTTTCAGGAGTGGGCCGACTTCGTGTCGAACGAACGCCACAGCCCCGAAACGCTGGAAGCGGTGACCCGCGTGCCGGCCGCTGACCTGCGCGGCGCGGCACGCCTTTTCGCCACCGGGGGCAACGGCGCGATCTACTACGGCCTGGGCGTCACCGAGCACAGCCAGGGCAGCAGCACGGTCATGGCGATTGCCAACCTGGCCATGGCGACCGGCAACATCGGGCGGCCGGGCGTGGGCGTCAACCCCCTGCGCGGGCAGAACAACGTGCAAGGCAGTTGCGACATGGGCAGCTTCCCGCACGAACTCCCCGGCTACCGCCACATCAGCGACACGGAAGTCCGCACGCAATTCGAGGAGGACTGGGGTGTGACCCTCGACCCCGAACCCGGCCTGCGCATCCCCAACATGCTAGACGCCGCGCTGGACGGCACCTTCAAGGGCCTGTACATCCAGGGCGAGGACATCCTGCAAAGTGACCCGGACACCAAACACGTGGCGGCGGGCCTGGCGGCGATGGAGTGCGTCATCGTCCACGACCTCTTCCTGAACGAGACCGCCAATTACGCGCACGTGTTCCTGCCCGGCTCCACCTTTCTGGAGAAAACCGGGACGTTCACGAACGCCGAACGCCGCATTCAGATGGTGCGCAAGGTGATGGAACCCGCCAACGGCTATGAGGACTGGCAGGTGACACAACTGCTCGCGCGCGCGCTGGGCTGCGACTGGAACTACACCAGCTCCGCGCAGATCATGGGGGAAATTGCCCGCCTGACGCCCACCTTCGCCGGGGTCAGTCACCACCGCATCGAGATGCACGGCTCGCTGCAATGGCCCGTGACGGGCGAGGATCACCTCGGGTCACCGATCATGCACGTGGACGCTTTCGTGCGTGGCAAAGGAAAGTTCATGGCCACGGGCTACATTCCCACCGACGAGCGCACTGGGCCGCGTTACCCTCTGCTGCTGACCACCGGGCGCATTCTGTCGCAGTACAACGTGGGCGCCCAGACGCGCCGCACCGCCAACACCGCCTGGCACCCCGAAGACCGCCTGGAAATCCACCCCACCGACGCGGAAAACCGCGGCCTGAAGGACGGTGACTGGGTGAAACTCGCCAGCCGCGCCGGGGAAACCACCCTCCGCGCCCTCATTACAGACCGCGTCGCTCCCGGCGTGGTGTACACCACCTTCCACCACCCGGACACGCAGGCCAACGTGGTCACCACCGACTTTTCCGACTGGGCCACCAACTGCCCCGAGTACAAGGTCACCGCCGTGCAGGTCACGCCCGCCCACGCCCCCAGCGGCTGGCAGGAGAACTACCGCGCCCACACCGAAGCCTCACGCCGCATCGAGGTGAGTAATGAATCCTGA
- a CDS encoding NADH-ubiquinone oxidoreductase-F iron-sulfur binding region domain-containing protein, whose product MTPPQTAPMTVRVAADSLALACGADAVAATFQRAGCEVQRVSSWGMHWLEPLVDIGGEGFGPVAPGDVAAILHGDKTLSIGKIEEHPFIARQMRLTFARAGKTRPLSLDDYGATGGWRGLQKARELAPETIVEQVTASGLRGRGGAGFPAGIKWKTVAAAPCTEKYIVCNADEGDSGTFADRMVMEGDPFQLIEGMAIAGLAVGAGKGFIYLRSEYPHAIKTMRAAIEASREIVAPFTLEVRVGAGAYVCGEETSLLNSLEGRRGEVRAKPPLPAIAGLFGLPTVVNNVLTLAAVPHIIADGPEKYANFGLGRSRGTMPVQLAGNIKYGGLFEAGFGMSLRELVEDIGGSTASGRPIKAVQVGGPLGAYIPLDQFDIQFDYETYAGAGALIGHGGIVVFDDTADMARLARFAMHFCAEESCGKCTPCRIGAVRGREIMDRIISGNGRPVDAVEGLPQMHNATTAGRSHVDEVALLTDLCDTMKYGSLCALGGFTPYPVMSALRFWPEDFGLTRELVEGASA is encoded by the coding sequence ATGACGCCTCCCCAAACAGCACCGATGACCGTGCGCGTCGCCGCCGATTCCTTGGCACTGGCCTGCGGGGCGGATGCGGTGGCGGCTACTTTTCAGCGCGCGGGCTGCGAGGTGCAGCGGGTGTCCAGCTGGGGAATGCACTGGCTGGAACCGCTGGTCGACATCGGCGGTGAGGGCTTCGGGCCGGTTGCCCCAGGCGATGTCGCGGCCATCCTGCACGGTGATAAGACCCTCAGTATCGGAAAAATCGAGGAGCACCCGTTCATTGCCCGTCAGATGCGCCTGACCTTCGCCCGTGCCGGCAAAACCCGCCCCCTGAGCCTGGACGATTACGGGGCGACGGGCGGCTGGCGTGGGCTGCAAAAGGCGCGGGAACTCGCGCCGGAAACGATTGTCGAGCAGGTCACCGCTTCCGGCCTGCGGGGGCGTGGCGGAGCGGGCTTCCCGGCAGGAATCAAGTGGAAAACCGTCGCGGCAGCCCCCTGCACGGAAAAGTACATCGTGTGCAACGCCGACGAGGGCGACAGCGGCACCTTCGCGGACAGAATGGTCATGGAAGGCGACCCCTTCCAGCTCATCGAGGGCATGGCGATTGCCGGACTGGCGGTGGGTGCGGGAAAAGGCTTCATTTACCTGCGCAGCGAGTACCCGCACGCCATCAAAACCATGCGGGCCGCCATTGAAGCCAGCCGCGAAATTGTCGCTCCGTTCACGCTGGAGGTGCGCGTCGGCGCGGGTGCTTACGTGTGCGGCGAGGAAACCTCCCTCCTGAACAGCCTGGAAGGGAGACGCGGGGAAGTCAGGGCCAAGCCGCCGCTGCCTGCCATTGCCGGACTGTTCGGCCTTCCCACCGTCGTGAACAACGTCCTGACCCTCGCCGCCGTGCCGCACATCATCGCGGACGGGCCGGAAAAATACGCCAACTTCGGCCTGGGACGCTCACGCGGAACCATGCCCGTGCAACTCGCCGGAAACATCAAATACGGCGGTCTCTTTGAAGCCGGCTTCGGCATGAGCCTGCGCGAACTGGTGGAGGACATCGGCGGCAGCACCGCCAGCGGCAGACCCATCAAGGCCGTGCAGGTCGGCGGGCCACTCGGCGCGTACATTCCCCTCGATCAGTTCGACATCCAGTTCGACTACGAAACCTACGCTGGGGCAGGCGCCCTGATCGGTCACGGCGGCATCGTCGTGTTCGACGACACGGCCGACATGGCCCGCCTGGCCCGCTTCGCCATGCACTTCTGCGCCGAGGAATCCTGCGGCAAATGCACCCCCTGCCGAATTGGAGCCGTGCGCGGGCGCGAGATCATGGACAGAATCATCAGCGGAAACGGCCGGCCGGTCGATGCCGTGGAAGGGTTGCCGCAAATGCACAACGCCACCACCGCGGGCAGGTCGCACGTGGATGAAGTCGCCCTGCTCACCGACCTGTGCGACACCATGAAATACGGCAGCCTGTGCGCCCTGGGCGGCTTTACCCCCTACCCCGTCATGAGCGCCCTGCGCTTCTGGCCCGAAGACTTTGGACTCACCCGTGAACTGGTGGAAGGAGCATCCGCATGA
- a CDS encoding NAD(P)H-dependent oxidoreductase subunit E, with amino-acid sequence MNEFSSHAACVAALVERHGARQDALLPLLHDLQAEVGFISEEAIRALAAALNLGRAEVQGVVSFYHDFRTQPESRPVIKLCRAEACQARGVEGLIAALPDDFTQRVALDSVYCLGLCSVGPNALVGGAVQAHLDAEKLQQLAGVKS; translated from the coding sequence ATGAACGAGTTTTCATCTCATGCGGCCTGCGTGGCGGCCCTGGTCGAGCGGCACGGGGCGCGCCAGGATGCTCTGCTGCCCCTGCTGCACGACCTTCAGGCCGAGGTGGGCTTCATTTCCGAGGAGGCCATCCGGGCGCTGGCGGCGGCGCTTAACCTCGGTCGGGCGGAGGTGCAGGGGGTGGTGAGTTTCTACCATGATTTTCGCACCCAGCCGGAGAGCAGGCCGGTGATCAAGTTATGCCGCGCCGAGGCCTGCCAGGCGCGCGGTGTGGAGGGGCTCATAGCCGCGCTGCCCGACGATTTCACGCAGCGGGTGGCGCTGGACAGCGTCTATTGTCTGGGGCTGTGTAGCGTGGGGCCTAATGCCCTGGTGGGGGGCGCCGTTCAAGCCCACCTGGACGCCGAAAAACTCCAGCAACTGGCCGGGGTGAAATCATGA